A genomic segment from Amphiura filiformis chromosome 10, Afil_fr2py, whole genome shotgun sequence encodes:
- the LOC140162148 gene encoding uncharacterized protein, which yields MKELDVKVANAMITNRLYEAARLAPSVQQQTVRNDEETNQDDLNRFGMHKFSTLPNLRSKRDDGYTKDLPGNYRYGSGSGGGSRTTQLPTHTNIESGSSGNSRESSKMSHGHNFQNDTGQRGYGLHATSGRPPSYQNSVADATSGRPPSYQSSVADSPPGATGGVENNSNESLIESILNRHESGHQTPEQVAETQKLLDNLLGAQGRSSIEKSQRRRTQSLDRATWKSKQRDEDLTGYDLHMDARVKRRNDDDVQEFRKCSVCFSRRDLTARKDCDHMMCRSCHRIGLFKGACCLCKSKSKKTRTSRYGDDHRERSKTKKTPLYGHRKGPMISQTSSKTPSSSADLAGDPAYQNMRLDSVGHAPERGSNYYNRHLLAGRTPPESRKNSSRTEAWVATSDLGSSTKTYSTDNLGARNESGRVSPRQQRRHERELAANLSSEGQHQRMVSRYNEGGGEASGGRRDAGTSPPCPICMDTVMRNPKTLSECKHTFCGACIDEATKLKALCPVCGIAYGILEGN from the exons ATGAAGGAACTTGATGTCAAAGTGGCAAATGCAATGATAACCAATAGGCTGTATGAAGCAGCAAGATTGGCACCAAGTGTTCAGCAGCAAACAGTTAGAAATGATGAAGAGACAAATCAAGATGATTTGAACAGATTTGGGATGCACAAATTCTCCACTTTGCCTAATCTTCGATCGAAACGTGACGATGGTTATACGAAAGATTTGCCAGGAAATTATAGATATGGGTCAGGATCAGGAGGAGGTTCTAGGACAACACAGTTACCTACGCATACTAACATAGAATCAGGTTCAAGTGGTAATAGCAGAGAGTCATCAAAGATGTCGCATGGACATAATTTCCAAAATGATACAGGTCAGAGAGGTTATGGCCTTCACGCTACATCTGGACGTCCGCCATCATATCAGAATAGTGTAGCTGATGCTACATCTGGACGTCCACCGTCGTATCAGAGTAGTGTAGCTGATTCACCTCCAGGGGCCACTGGCGGGGTAGAAAACAACAGCAACGAGTCCTTGATAGAGAGCATTTTGAATCGACATGAAAGCGGTCATCAAACTCCAGAACAGGTTGCAGAAACTCAAAAACTCCTGGATAATTTGTTGGGTGCTCAAGGCCGAAGCTCAATTGAGAAAAGTCAAAGAAGAAGAACACAAAGTTTGGATAGAGCTACCTGGAAATCTAAACAGAGAGATGAGGATTTAACTGGTTATGATTTGCATATGGATGCAAGGGTCAAGAGGAggaatgatgatgatgttcaGGAGTTCAGAAAATGCTCAGTGTGCTTTTCCAGAAGAGATTTGACTGCAAGAAAAGATTGTGATCATATGATGTGCCGAAGTTGTCACAGAATTGGTTTATTCAAAGGGGCATGTTGTTTGTGCAAGAGTAAAAGTAAGAAGACTAGGACTTCAAGATATGGTGATGATCATAGAGAACGATCAAAGACCAAGAAGACCCCTCTATATGGACATAGAAAGGGTCCAATGATTTCGCAGACCTCATCAAAAACCCCTTCATCAAGTGCAGATCTTGCTGGAGATCCTGCTTATCAAAATATGAGGTTGGATTCGGTTGGCCATGCACCTGAGAGAGGGAGTAATTATTATAATAGGCATTTGTTGGCAGGCAGAACTCCTCCAGAGAGCAGGAAGAATAGCTCCAGAACAGAGGCATGGGTGGCAACGTCTGATCTTGGATCATCTACCAAAACCTACTCTACGGACAATCTAGGAGCCAGGAATGAAAGCGGCAG GGTTTCCCCTCGCCAGCAAAGACGTCATGAAAGGGAACTGGCAGCAAATCTCTCATCTGAAGGTCAACATCAAAGGATGGTATCAAGATATAacgaaggaggaggagaagcatCAGGAGGAAGAAGGGATGCAGGTACATCACCACCTTGTCCAATTTGTATGGATACTGTGATGAGAAATCCAAAGACACTCAGTGAATGCAAACACACTTTCTGTGGAGCCTGTATAGATGAAGCTACGAAG CTTAAAGCTTTGTGTCCTGTTTGTGGTATAGCGTATGGAATACTGGAAGGTAATTAG
- the LOC140163240 gene encoding E3 ubiquitin-protein ligase TRIM56-like, with amino-acid sequence MAAAHELIQNLDQDLLECGICLYRYNQPRALPCLHCFCHECLQNYCEAKKQILCPNCREPTAVPKEGVSGFPAHSIANTLQETLDMEKLKVGEATAYTQCYNCNLPDKKAVVRCLDCEEFFCQTCHTYHDSFKAMQDHNIVSIDAFQPECTVQPSAKKGDRKCKDHEGESKKFYCETCKKPVCRDCIVMKQHCRDHDYVTMKEASKEQAARLVQLAKEAEDLKKKYQDAIEETEAIEGRLTTSSKNAEKRVDDIKNQHLQMVTAVYDKYKAELRKKKDNNSVKIRQSKKELETSKAKVENTCALANKITQMGSDYDIASLYPTLSASLEELNEMTKPETADDILIYVSVEEIRKLKVPDVVSVLRHARWTSEYAKGTQRIPADSPESAVGGSRFQTPEPEESIDFVPFDQGVFAYMKKMFGSQIKDVEKQFNVKITTEDTDVNETATLKITPVGTASEEIIRGANEAIVDLYSSVFRQLNHRVVELEGSSGVKY; translated from the exons ATGGCTGCAGCACATGAACTCATACAAAATCTTGATCAGGATTTGTTGGAGTGTGGGATCTGTTTGTATCGATACAATCAACCCAGAGCACTACCATGTCTACATTGCTTCTGTCATGAGTGTCTGCAAAATTACTGTGAAGCAAAGAAGCAAATTTTATGCCCAAATTGTCGGGAACCAACAGCAGTACCAAAAGAAGGCGTTTCTGGATTTCCTGCACATTCCATTGCTAATACTCTACAAGAAACACTCGACATGGAAAAACTTAAG GTAGGAGAGGCTACAGCTTACACCCAGTGCTATAACTGCAACCTACCAGACAAGAAAGCCGTAGTCCGCTGCTTAGACTGCGAGGAATTCTTCTGCCAAACGTGCCACACATACCATGACTCTTTTAAGGCCATGCAAGACCACAATATAGTCAGTATTGATGCTTTTCAACCAGAATGCACTGTGCAGCCATCAGCAAAAAAAGGGGACCGGAAATGCAAGGATCACGAAGGAGAGAGCAAGAAGTTCTACTGTGAGACTTGTAAGAAGCCTGTATGCCGAGACTGCATTGTGATGAAACAACACTGCCGAGATCATGACTACGTCACTATGAAAGAAGCATCTAAGGAGCAAGCTGCAAGACTGGTCCAACTTGCGAAGGAAGCTGAGGATCTGAAGAAAAAATATCAAGATGCTATAGAGGAGACTGAAGCAATAGAAGGGAGGCTGACTACTTCTTCAAAAAATGCCGAGAAAAGAGTGGATGATATAAAGAACCAACACTTACAGATGGTTACCGCAGTTTATGACAAATATAAAGCTGAgctgagaaagaagaaagataacAACTCTGTCAAGATACGACAATCCAAAAAAGAGCTTGAGACATCAAAAGCTAAAGTTGAAAACACCTGTGCCTTAGCCAATAAGATCACCCAGATGGGATCAGATTATGACATTGCATCACTTTACCCAACCTTATCAGCTAGTCTTGAAGAGCTGAATGAGATGACCAAACCTGAAACTGCAGATGATATTTTGATTTATGTCAGTGTAGAGGAAATCAGAAAGCTAAAGGTTCCTGATGTAGTAAGTGTCTTGAGGCATGCGAGATGGACATCGGAATATGCTAAAGGAACACAAAGAATTCCAGCTGACAGTCCAGAAAGTGCTGTTGGAGGATCCAGGTTCCAAACACCAGAACCAGAAGAAAGTATCGACTTTGTTCCCTTTGATCAGGGAGTATTTGCCTACATGAAGAAGATGTTTGGTTCACAGATTAAAGATGTAGAGAAACAATTTAATGTGAAGATTACGACCGAAGATACGGATGTGAACGAAACCGCAACATTGAAGATCACACCAGTTGGGACTGCCAGTGAGGAGATCATCCGAGGAGCAAATGAAGCTATTGTTGATCTGTACTCATCAGTATTTCGCCAACTTAACCATCGAGTTGTGGAGCTGGAAGGTTCTTCG GGAGTAAAGTACTGA